From the Neoarius graeffei isolate fNeoGra1 chromosome 1, fNeoGra1.pri, whole genome shotgun sequence genome, one window contains:
- the LOC132883633 gene encoding arf-GAP with coiled-coil, ANK repeat and PH domain-containing protein 2-like isoform X1 codes for MIMKVDFEECLKDSPRFRAAVEDVEGDVGELESKLDKLVKLSIGMIDAGRVYSHANRQFINGIRDLALQSSRDDVIGSSLAAFAETLQEMNNYHTILFDQAQHSVRSQLQTFIKEDLRKFKEVKKQFDKASEEKEVALVKNAQVPRNKPHEVDEATNILSTTRKCFRHIALDYVLQINVLQSKKRLEILKSMLSFMNSNLSFFQQGYTLFSDLQPLMKQLGGQLDQLVVDSAKEKRDMEQKHSAIQQQAALQDLSSEDCGLQVSVDCEDGVMMEGYLFKRASNAFKTWNSFTITLFLFSVCLFSFVHPVLVHLKSDRRWFSIQHNQLVYQKRFRDNPTVVVEDLRLCTVKQCEDMERRFCFEVVSPNKSCMLQADSEKLRQFWTKAVQNSIATAYRENGEEPAARLQRESSASLGSLDSLGECRFGRADSPLHRVLSIRGNQNCCDCGEAEPRWASINLGITLCIACSGIHRSLGVHNSKVRSLTLDSWEPELLKLMCELGNELINQIYEARRGEMGWKKPQLGDPRQETEAYIRAKYVERRFVRKQDFQEQRSKVMTLTKHDKHLKGSVEFLPPRPPPPTPKIRPTSNTSVVLSGQEARRDSLFCPDELDSLFSYFDTSSKLRSLKSADSGIQTSADGSREMLNSSSNTSLSEPDLQETEPVHESPPVLPHVTECSPSLLLFWASCASSLADMVEALALGADVNWANPEDQSRTPLMQAVQGGSLLPCEFLLQNSANVDQQDARGRGALHHAAMLGHTGQVCLFLKRGACQSVSDMDGRSPLSIAMDTTNADIVTLLRMAKVNEEMRESLDQPTQYFQSHSHSEQYRKCIQEFIAQQLDEC; via the exons ttagTTAAGCTGAGTATCGGGATGATCGACGCCGGTCGAGTTTACAGTCACGCCAACAGACAGTTTATTAACGGGATCCGAGATTTAGCGCTGCAGTCCAGCAGAGATGACGTCATCGGG TCCAGTTTAGCTGCTTTTGCTGAGACACTGCAGGAGATGAATAACTACCACACA ATCTTATTTGACCAAGCGCAGCACTCTGTCAGGTCTCAGCTTCAGACCTTCATAAAAGA GGATCTGAGGAAGTTTAAGGAGGTGAAGAAACAGTTTGATAAAGCGAGTGAGGAGAAGGAAGTGGCATTGGTGAAAAACGCTCAGGTTCCCCGGAACAAGCCACATGAAGTGGATGAGGCCACCAACATCCTCAGTACAACCCGGAAGTGCTTCCGTCACATCGCCCTCGACTACGTCCTGCAG ATCAATGTTCTTCAGTCCAAGAAAAGATTGGAGATTCTCAAATCG ATGCTGTCGTTCATGAACTCCAACCTGAGCTTCTTCCAGCAGGGATACACACTGTTCAGCGATCTACAGCCACTGATGAAGCAACttgggggacag CTGGATCAGCTGGTTGTCGACTCGGCAAAGGAGAAAAGAGACATGGagcagaaacactcagccatccagcagcag GCTGCACTTCAG gacttgtctTCTGAGGACTGTGGGCTGCAGGTCAGTGTGGACTGTGAGGATGGAGTGATGATGGAAGGATATCTCTTCAAACGAGCCAGTAACGCTTTCAAAACCTGGAACAG TTTCACCATCACGCTGtttcttttttctgtttgtttgttttcttttgtccATCCTGTGTTGGTCCACCTGAAGAGTGACAG GCGTTGGTTCTCCATTCAGCACAATCAGCTTGTCTATCAGAAGAGATTCAGG gataaCCCCACTGTAGTGGTTGAAGATCTCCGGCTTTGCACGGTTAAACAGTGCGAGGACATGGAGCGACGTTTCTGCTTTGAGGTCGTCTCTCCAaataa GAGCTGTATGCTGCAGGCTGACTCAGAGAAACTGCGACAGTTCTGGACCAAAGCTGTACAGAACAGCATCGCTACAGCTTACAGGGAAAACGGAGAGGAACCTGCAGCT AGGTTGCAGCGTGAATCATCAGCGTCTCTGGGCAGTCTGGACTCTCTGGGTGAGTGTCGCTTTGGACGCGCTGACAGTCCTCTACACCGCGTGCTGTCAATCAGAGGGAACCAGAACTGCTGTGACTGTGGGGAAGCAGAGCCTCGGTGGGCCAGCATCAACCTGGGTATCACACTCTGCATCGCCTGCTCCGGCATCCACAG GAGTTTAGGAGTCCATAACTCTAAGGTGAGATCATTGACACTCGACTCGTGGGAACCAGAGCTCTTGAAG CTGATGTGTGAGCTGGGTAATGAGCTGATTAATCAGATCTATGAGGCTCGCAGAGGAGAGATGGGCTGGAAGAAACCACAGCTTGGAGACCCTAG GCAGGAAACTGAGGCCTACATCCGGGCCAAGTACGTGGAGAGGAGGTTTGTGCGAAAGCAAGACTTTCAGgagcaaaggtcaaaggtcatgacgCTGACTAAACATGATAAGCATCTGAAGGGAAGCGTGGAGTTCCTGCCCCCTCGGCCACCCCCTCCCACCCCTAAAATCCGCCCCACCTCCAACACCTCTG TGGTCCTCAGCGGACAGGAGGCTCGACGTGACTCGCTCTTCTGCCCCGATGAGCTTGATTCCCTCTTTTCCTACTTTGACACATCGTCAAAGCTCCGGAGCT tgaagAGTGCAGACAGTGGCattcaaaccagcgctgatggaaGCAGAGAGATGCTTAACTCTTCATCCAACACCAGCCTGAGTGAACCAG ATCTGCAGGAGACGGAGCCTGTGCATGAGTCCCCGCCCGTTCTTCCCCATGTGACTGAGTGTTCCCCCAGCCTGTTGCTGTTCTGGGCCTCGTGTGCTTCTAGTTTAGCTGACATGGTGGAGGCATTAGCGCTTGGTGCAGATGTTAACTGGGCCAACCCTGAGGATCAGAGTCGTACACCACTAATGCAGGCAGTACAGGGG GGTTCATTACTGCCCTGTGAGTTCCTGCTGCAAAACTCTGCTAATGTGGATCAGCAGGATGCTCGAGGAAGAGGAGCACTGCACCACGCTGCCATGCTGGGACATaccgg ACAGGTTTGTTTGTTCCTGAAGCGTGGCGCTTGCCAGAGTGTCTCGGACATGGATGGCAGGAGTCCACTATCCATTGCCATGGATACCACCAATGCTGACATCGTCACCCT gcTGCGCATGGCGAAGGTGAACGAGGAGATGAGGGAGTCACTGGACCAGCCAACGCAATACTTTCAGTCTCACAGTCACTCAGAGCAGTACAGGAAGTGCATCCAGGAGTTCATCGCCCAGCAGCTGGACGAGTGTTAA
- the LOC132883633 gene encoding arf-GAP with coiled-coil, ANK repeat and PH domain-containing protein 2-like isoform X2 — translation MIMKVDFEECLKDSPRFRAAVEDVEGDVGELESKLDKLVKLSIGMIDAGRVYSHANRQFINGIRDLALQSSRDDVIGSSLAAFAETLQEMNNYHTILFDQAQHSVRSQLQTFIKEDLRKFKEVKKQFDKASEEKEVALVKNAQVPRNKPHEVDEATNILSTTRKCFRHIALDYVLQINVLQSKKRLEILKSMLSFMNSNLSFFQQGYTLFSDLQPLMKQLGGQLDQLVVDSAKEKRDMEQKHSAIQQQAALQDLSSEDCGLQVSVDCEDGVMMEGYLFKRASNAFKTWNRRWFSIQHNQLVYQKRFRDNPTVVVEDLRLCTVKQCEDMERRFCFEVVSPNKSCMLQADSEKLRQFWTKAVQNSIATAYRENGEEPAARLQRESSASLGSLDSLGECRFGRADSPLHRVLSIRGNQNCCDCGEAEPRWASINLGITLCIACSGIHRSLGVHNSKVRSLTLDSWEPELLKLMCELGNELINQIYEARRGEMGWKKPQLGDPRQETEAYIRAKYVERRFVRKQDFQEQRSKVMTLTKHDKHLKGSVEFLPPRPPPPTPKIRPTSNTSVVLSGQEARRDSLFCPDELDSLFSYFDTSSKLRSLKSADSGIQTSADGSREMLNSSSNTSLSEPDLQETEPVHESPPVLPHVTECSPSLLLFWASCASSLADMVEALALGADVNWANPEDQSRTPLMQAVQGGSLLPCEFLLQNSANVDQQDARGRGALHHAAMLGHTGQVCLFLKRGACQSVSDMDGRSPLSIAMDTTNADIVTLLRMAKVNEEMRESLDQPTQYFQSHSHSEQYRKCIQEFIAQQLDEC, via the exons ttagTTAAGCTGAGTATCGGGATGATCGACGCCGGTCGAGTTTACAGTCACGCCAACAGACAGTTTATTAACGGGATCCGAGATTTAGCGCTGCAGTCCAGCAGAGATGACGTCATCGGG TCCAGTTTAGCTGCTTTTGCTGAGACACTGCAGGAGATGAATAACTACCACACA ATCTTATTTGACCAAGCGCAGCACTCTGTCAGGTCTCAGCTTCAGACCTTCATAAAAGA GGATCTGAGGAAGTTTAAGGAGGTGAAGAAACAGTTTGATAAAGCGAGTGAGGAGAAGGAAGTGGCATTGGTGAAAAACGCTCAGGTTCCCCGGAACAAGCCACATGAAGTGGATGAGGCCACCAACATCCTCAGTACAACCCGGAAGTGCTTCCGTCACATCGCCCTCGACTACGTCCTGCAG ATCAATGTTCTTCAGTCCAAGAAAAGATTGGAGATTCTCAAATCG ATGCTGTCGTTCATGAACTCCAACCTGAGCTTCTTCCAGCAGGGATACACACTGTTCAGCGATCTACAGCCACTGATGAAGCAACttgggggacag CTGGATCAGCTGGTTGTCGACTCGGCAAAGGAGAAAAGAGACATGGagcagaaacactcagccatccagcagcag GCTGCACTTCAG gacttgtctTCTGAGGACTGTGGGCTGCAGGTCAGTGTGGACTGTGAGGATGGAGTGATGATGGAAGGATATCTCTTCAAACGAGCCAGTAACGCTTTCAAAACCTGGAACAG GCGTTGGTTCTCCATTCAGCACAATCAGCTTGTCTATCAGAAGAGATTCAGG gataaCCCCACTGTAGTGGTTGAAGATCTCCGGCTTTGCACGGTTAAACAGTGCGAGGACATGGAGCGACGTTTCTGCTTTGAGGTCGTCTCTCCAaataa GAGCTGTATGCTGCAGGCTGACTCAGAGAAACTGCGACAGTTCTGGACCAAAGCTGTACAGAACAGCATCGCTACAGCTTACAGGGAAAACGGAGAGGAACCTGCAGCT AGGTTGCAGCGTGAATCATCAGCGTCTCTGGGCAGTCTGGACTCTCTGGGTGAGTGTCGCTTTGGACGCGCTGACAGTCCTCTACACCGCGTGCTGTCAATCAGAGGGAACCAGAACTGCTGTGACTGTGGGGAAGCAGAGCCTCGGTGGGCCAGCATCAACCTGGGTATCACACTCTGCATCGCCTGCTCCGGCATCCACAG GAGTTTAGGAGTCCATAACTCTAAGGTGAGATCATTGACACTCGACTCGTGGGAACCAGAGCTCTTGAAG CTGATGTGTGAGCTGGGTAATGAGCTGATTAATCAGATCTATGAGGCTCGCAGAGGAGAGATGGGCTGGAAGAAACCACAGCTTGGAGACCCTAG GCAGGAAACTGAGGCCTACATCCGGGCCAAGTACGTGGAGAGGAGGTTTGTGCGAAAGCAAGACTTTCAGgagcaaaggtcaaaggtcatgacgCTGACTAAACATGATAAGCATCTGAAGGGAAGCGTGGAGTTCCTGCCCCCTCGGCCACCCCCTCCCACCCCTAAAATCCGCCCCACCTCCAACACCTCTG TGGTCCTCAGCGGACAGGAGGCTCGACGTGACTCGCTCTTCTGCCCCGATGAGCTTGATTCCCTCTTTTCCTACTTTGACACATCGTCAAAGCTCCGGAGCT tgaagAGTGCAGACAGTGGCattcaaaccagcgctgatggaaGCAGAGAGATGCTTAACTCTTCATCCAACACCAGCCTGAGTGAACCAG ATCTGCAGGAGACGGAGCCTGTGCATGAGTCCCCGCCCGTTCTTCCCCATGTGACTGAGTGTTCCCCCAGCCTGTTGCTGTTCTGGGCCTCGTGTGCTTCTAGTTTAGCTGACATGGTGGAGGCATTAGCGCTTGGTGCAGATGTTAACTGGGCCAACCCTGAGGATCAGAGTCGTACACCACTAATGCAGGCAGTACAGGGG GGTTCATTACTGCCCTGTGAGTTCCTGCTGCAAAACTCTGCTAATGTGGATCAGCAGGATGCTCGAGGAAGAGGAGCACTGCACCACGCTGCCATGCTGGGACATaccgg ACAGGTTTGTTTGTTCCTGAAGCGTGGCGCTTGCCAGAGTGTCTCGGACATGGATGGCAGGAGTCCACTATCCATTGCCATGGATACCACCAATGCTGACATCGTCACCCT gcTGCGCATGGCGAAGGTGAACGAGGAGATGAGGGAGTCACTGGACCAGCCAACGCAATACTTTCAGTCTCACAGTCACTCAGAGCAGTACAGGAAGTGCATCCAGGAGTTCATCGCCCAGCAGCTGGACGAGTGTTAA